The window TGCATCTGTTGGGGGGAAAAccgaaaataactaattttcaaaaggttTCCGAAATTGCAAACTAGTCCTTTGACTTTcgaaattacattttcggatgaatttctTACACAGCAACttcgttggaaataaaaaatttccaagcCGGCCTGGACCCCAGCCAGGGGTTCTGCCCCTTAGACCCCGCTACTCGGGGGAgctgcccccggaccccctccatcataatgaattcaaataagcgtgcactccgcacttccatacttatatgatgtatcattatgataatactgatcaatcaagttaacccaattacactaaaatatccaacatcACACTGCGCCAAAGCTCGCCACGTGGCGCTGGTGCGTGGCGAGACAGCCCGCCAACCGTCCCTCAACCTCGAGCTAAGTGACGAGATGGAGCACCCACAACGCCGCCTCGCAGCGGTCTCTCGCCGGGACGAGACCGAGACCGCAGCGAGAcgccgctgcggatgctctaaacaCGAACACATTTGGTTTTGATCGCTCTAGATTCCACcccaaaattaatactcctaccaCTTTTAGTAAACTAGATTTATATATTGTCTGATTCGCATTGTTGATGAGCaattttgatgttttcttGTCCACCatgtaaattacaatttccttaaattgttcaaattagtaattttgGGAGCCCTACGACCTAGTTATGTGGACAACACACGAGCCGCATGATACACCAAATTAAATCGGTAGGTTGCCGACTTTGCTATAAAACTGAAGCTTGACACATAACTACACcgtttttaaaatcaaatattggaATTTTAGAAGCAACTATCCATTttctttaacaaaaaaaaaaggtgccTAGTTTGTTGAAACATGAACTTTCTCAATGAAAAACGAAGGTacatcaacttatttttacaaaataatgacTCCCATATTTACTAACTTTATATATtacatttgattttctttctaattaaaatgtaattatatgAAGCTAattaacatataattaatgaatcTACAAccgaatttattatttatctgGTCATGGACGGCAAGCATGTGCAGAGGTTACTGGAAAACATGTTGATTAGGAAATTGAATGCGAGATGCCTAGGCCAGCTATGtctatattttcattttcataattaaagcCAATTAATATCAACCTAGAATTCAATATTTAGACGACTAATTATCATTTGCCGATTACTCATACTATTTTCTTAGTTATACAAAAAAAGAcctaatttacaaatttaatctacATATATTTTGCTAAATTTAGAACAAAACAATTAAGTTGAAATCATAATCAAAGCAGAAAATGTAAGTGTTATAAGTCGTTGAATGATTAAATAGTGAGAAACATTCTTAATTAACAATTACAAAATTCCCTTTATGACCGTaaagaaaggaaagaaaggaaaaagaaaaaacatacaaagaaaaagatgaaaaaaaaaccctagATTGCAAAGCGAACAAGTACAATTGTTGTCTATTCaagttgaaatatttcaatttgaaGCTTCATACACACAGTTCAAACACGAAGAGAAAGCGAGAATATCAATGAAAACACtcttaataatattatttgaagaaCTCATTCAATGAAATACTCATTTCATAACAAGTTAATTAATGCATTTCGACACgcaatttcaaatttagtgtataataatttaagtggagaaaaaatttaGTAATAAATCAGAGGGAATGAAAATGGATCCATCGTAGACAAAACACAGCATTTTAAGCATCGAAGGCACAGACCGTTTCTTttacaacttttttttctttaatctttttctttttggacacttttattttttgaatactaaataaaacataaagaaaatagagaaagaaTGGAAATgtcgaaaaagaaaattgcatgTGTTCAATGCTTAAAATGCTGCATTTTATCTACAACATTCCATATTATGCCTTTTGCCATAACAAACGATCTAAGTTTAGTAGAtaatatttatagttaaagaaagaacataaaaagagaatagttaaaatatgaaataaaaaaataaggattAAAAGTGTAAATTTTTGTCATCAAAGAATTTAACTCATTTAATTTGGAATctcttataaaaaaatataaaccaaTTTACTTGAAATAAAGTGATTATAAATCTGTATCTTATTTTTGAATGCcattgtttttactttttatgcTAGGTATATGTTTTGATATTACCTTTTAAACAATGGGATATTGGtctctaatatcatgaaacttttgaaaagttagttttttcccacgaactctCAACTTAACAAATATTATCACAAATTTTAtccgagtttgttatttcccaccaGCTAAAATTTCCAGCTATATTAATGGattgaaaaacaattttggagggtgtaCTTCACAAAAAACTATCCTCAAAGATTGACGAACTTAAAGCTCTTGAATTTGTCGAGAAGTTACGAAAAAGATCTTGTATCATGATATCATTTGCTGGATTTTTTTCGCCGATGCTGataaagttcaaaatattagtttgagtggaaaaataaattctgaTAAAGTTTGCgatattattttccaaattaaaaattcatggAAAAAATCTAATCCcttaaataatatactatcaATGGTggtatattactagtattttggtTGACTTTTTCGTCtgctttttcttctttataatTTCCCAATAATATAAAACCAACTAACTCAATCAAGAGAGATTTGATGGGATAGTATATTAGTATGTGTATATTTGGGAGACTGAATGTTGCTTTTCATCAACTGATAAAatcttttgaaatttaaaaatgaaaaaatttggTCGTGCAACTCAGTCGTATTTGTGTCCCTCTACTTAACTAGTGTTAGAACTTAACTAGAATAAAAAGTTAACAAAATTAGAGAAGAGATATTTGAATCGCTTTTTATCATCTTGCTTCTCCTTACAATTAAGTAATAACAGACCGTTGGACATTTTAtggttaatttaattaaccataaaagaaaacttaataattaaattatacgtTTCTCAAAAAATAGATCTATTACCACTTTTAATACCCACAAATATTTTTGCACATTTTCCTAAAGAAGTCGATGAAAAAAGGCCAAATTTATAATTGAGAcgataaaaacaatttaatcaTGTTGGGTAAAGCTTCACATCCAAACCGATACGATATTACAAAGACATATTTGCAATTTTACCACTAAACACAATACTTAACTATTtgtaataacaaaaatgccaCTAACCGTGCTGGTTGCTCGagataaacacaaattaattgTACTACCATTTTTGAAATCCCAATTCATACAAGCTCGACACGTATATGATATATCCTCAATAATCTTATGCtgtaaatttcattttcaccaAAGGTTATAGAGTTATATAGCCATCAAATTGAGTAAATGCATTCACATCTCCCACCCTTCCccatctataaataaaaacatagaaaaacCTTAATCAAACACATTTCTATTGCATCAATTGTCATTCATAAAACATGGCAGTTTCTCAGCAAATCAGCGTCCAAGAACtcatcaaaaccaaaatccaAGAAATCCCACAAAAATACGTAATCGATCCAGAACCCGCCATCCAGTCAGAATTCTCCGTTCCGATCATCGACATGAAGAGCttctcctccgccgccgaaGCCAAGGCTTCGGAGCTCGAAAAATTTCACTCCGCATGCAAAGAATGGGGCATTTTCCAGGTTCTAGAACATTCTCGAACCTTTAAATaaacaaactaattaattttaaatccaaatacaTGACATTGAATGCAGCTAGTGAATCACGGCCTAGACGCTTCGCTGCTGGAGAAGCTGAGGCGAGAAATTCATGAGTTCTACGCGATGCCATTGGAGGAGAGATTAAAGTACAAAATTAGGGCAGGAGAATTCGAGGGCTATGGCCAGAATTTGCTTCAGAATAGCGGCGATCAGAAGGTGGATTGGACCGATCGCTTCTACATGATCACCAACCCCATCCGTCGCAGAAAGCCTCATCTCTTCCCCGAGCTCCCCAAGCCTCTCAGGTCAGTATATGTCCAGACCACTGAATTTTTACtaaataggaaaaaataaggtcaatatatataaatttttattaataataacaaaGCTCAGTATATATGTCTGAACCactgaatttttattaaggcGGTGTGGTGGCACAGGGAGAGCCTGGAGGGGTTCATAACGGAGCTGCAAAAGGTGGCGAAATGGATTTTGGGATTGATCGCGGGAGCTCTGGAGATTGACGTGAAAGAGATTGAAGAGATGTTTGAGGATGGGATGCAATCGGTGAGGATGAACTACTACCCGCCCTGCCCTGAGCCGGACAAGGTTATCGGGCTGATGCCACACTCGGACGGGAGTGGCGTGACCATCCTCCTCCAAGTCAACGGCGTGGAAGGTTTGCAAATCAAGAAAGATGGAGTTTGGATGCCTGTCAAGTTCTTGCCGGAGGCTTTGGCGGTCAATTTGGGTGACATTGTTGAGGTCAATGCTTTCTTGCTTTTTCATCTCCTTTCATTATCATTAACTCTAGgcaataacataaaatataaggtTTGATTATTTCATCTGAGTATATATTCATCACCCCGGCcttaaattactataaattatcaaCGACCACCTTTAAAGTTGATTACTCAATCAAAGATGGCTTGACTAATCCATGagaatattatactaatattatgaaaattgcAATTACGTGTCATAGATACATATATAGTGATTCTTTTTGTTAGAAAATAGATGtctacatttttaaaaacgtGCCTGGTTTTTATAAAGTAATATTGTCTATGTATATAAAagaatgatataaaaaacatcataatttaatttgccATTATTATTTGGAAGTCGCCCATTCTCATGCAAATATAGGTGATCCCAATATGTGATTATTATTGATAATTAATGGTATATGGACCACTTAATAATTGAGATTGACCACACCAAAATTTTAGCACCATCTTCATTTGATTTCTAATCAATAATGCGATTTAATTTGGTAGTTcgaaataaaacataaatactactattttttaaaataatttttgtggtCAAGAAGGATATAAATGTGTGGCATGTATATGCTTCAAACCAGCTGAAAGAGGGTATTGTCTAGTCCCGAAAAAATAGTAGGCTTTGTTcatttccataaaatatggaaattgaactaactaattaatataatgGGAGaataatattactccattttagTTGAGAAGTATAACAATACTATTTGGCGTCATTCTTAAATTATTGACTTGACTCATTCATACAcattaattaagaattaaaataattccagtccaatttattttttatttattgactaGATTCGCTAAGATACATTTATTAAGCATTggaacatattttatttgtttttatttcaatctTATTTACTTGGTTCATTAATAAACCCATTTCATGTTTTGCAGGTGTTGAGCAATGGATTGTACAAGAGCATTGAGCATAGGGCAACAGTGAATtcagagaaagagagaatttCAATAGCAATGTTTtttaaccctaattttgaaGCAAACGTGGGCCCATCCCCAGCACTCTTGGCTAATCAGAAGCCAATATTTAAAACTTTGTCAATGGAGGAGTATGTTAATGGCTTCTTTTCTAGGAGGCTTCAGGGCAAATTTCTAGACTCCAtgagaatataattattattataattattatattactgttagtataattataatacaCTAGTATATCTCTATTTCATAAATGCCCGATTTGCATCTATTTATATGCAAATCTCATAataagagtatatattttacacATTCTTGATTCTCCGTATCTTGATGTAAATACGACCACGTCAAGCATTAATATgattagaagaaaaaatatttgtaaaatttattcCTTTAGTATCATGATTTAAAATTCACGTgcaaattacataaaaactATCGATTACCCATATATTTCACAGTTTTTTAGCAAGTAGCCAAGTATGCcacaaataatcaaaaaagTGGTTAGCAGACTGATCCACAATAAAGCAAAAAATCTATAACAAACTGGTCCactaaattctaaaataatattaaaccAAAAAGCAAAAACTCAATGCCAAAGtgggaaaaaaagtaaaaaaaaaatctatactaatataagCAAGGCAACTACTTCcaacataaaaagaagaaaatctgtaaatataaattgtttcTTTAATTGATTATGATTTGATAGAATTAAACTGACGGTActcctaatttaaattatactagtcTCAACCACTTTTGTTAATGATATGTTACTTTTtcattgagaaaataaaagtaccCTATACGAAAGTTTGGtttgacaaattttcataattatacgcattaaatattttatagcaTTACTAATTTGCCTATCACGTGCTGGCAAATTATTACTGTGTATAAAATGTGTGGAGTACAAAAATAGTGGCGAACAAAACTATTAATGGTATCATCcggtgaaaataaaattattatgacTAGTCCTTTTCATCCAAGTTCAtagataagaaaaaatgtcAGTTGATATAGAAATTTGGATAATTGTGAAGGAAAATCTCTTTCGACGAATTTTggtaaattagtactactagtatttagtGAACTTTTTAGATTAAAGTCCAAATTTGATCCCCTatattttttgagaaaaatattttggtgttatacatttaatatattatctttttatttcaaacaatatgttttgatccggaattaacattttcattatatttactGGTTAAACgcattttgaccaaattagtgatttaattttgaatttagttaactagattaatctaattaatttaatattaaaatttataaaattacctgacaaaaaatatttcataaaataaattttttacatgccatagaaaatataaatatttataaatattcttttacctataataaaatttaaattgaattaaaatttataaaatattcacatatttaatatttaatatttattataaataaaatattttatcaaatttagtttACTTTAATGTAAAAGtattttactataatattaaattatttaggtTAATCAGACTAATCAGATTTATAACTAGGTTAGTAATTTGTTCAAAATACACTTGACCGTTAAGttttaatctaaatttaattcagAACCATATATTGTTTGAAATCAAGAGAAAATGTGTATACGATCAACAAGTTTTTTGTTGCAAATATAAGGAATAAAATTTGGAGTTTAATCAATTTTGTGGAGCAATCTTTCGTATAAAATGGGcaagaaaaactgaaatacaaaaaataaacaaggaaaaaagtgaaaagtgaagCGATCACACCAAACGTGGCAATAAAATAGTAACCAACATAACAAAATTGCGAAAAttgattgaagaaattgaaaatcagagagaaattgaaaattgatcgATGAAGAAGGAAGACGAATCCGACGTGAAGGAGGCGGAGATCGTAGACGGCGTGGTGGCGCCGCCGACGCGGCATCCGCTGGAGAATTCGTGGACGTTTTGGTTCGATAATCCGTCCGCCAAATCGAGACAAGCTGCGTGGGGAAGCTCCATTCGTCCGGTTTACACCTTCTCCTCCGTCGAGGATTTCTGGCGgtatttttcgttttaatttgCATCAATTTGTGTTTTCTTACAAATTTCGTTTTCGTCAACTCTGagatttgtaaatattttatttatgtgatttCAATAATATcgtcaaattaaaattgttgagATCGTATAATGCAATTTGGCAACTggataaattttttgttttgcaacaatttttttactttaaatgaAAGTTTGTGCATTAATCAGAGTGGAACTTTTACCTAATTATAACTAGTGGTTTTGAAACCTAACGAAACTGAACAGGTTAAGGCCAATTTAGGAGTATTCCCTTTGACTCCACGAAGATGAGcataagattattttagttgaaatGAGtgactatgactaattatcatgtgattatccatctaggattgagtcgTGAGATTCAacctcatgaaccaaacacaatagtacatatttaatccGGAGATATGATATTGCAAACCGAACATCTCCACTAAGTACAAAAGAATACTTCATGAGTCTTACTTTCTATTGGTTTATTGATTGCAGACTTTACAACAACATCCATCATCCAAGCAAGCTAGCAGTTGGAGCAGACTTTCATTGTTTCAAAGAGAAAATAGAGCCAAAATGGGAAGACCCTGTCTGTGCCAATGGTGGCAAGTGGACTGTTAGTTTCTCTAGGGGAAAATCTGATACCTGTTGGCTCTACACggtaatatatttatgtgatgtGTGTTTGTCCCAGCGAGCACACGATTGATGGTACATGTTGTTGTTAAATGATGTAGTTGTTGGCATTGATTGGAGAACAATTTGATAATGGTGATGAGATATGTGGAGCTGTTGTAAATGTCAGAGCTAGGCAGGATAAGATAGCGTTATGGACCAAGAATGCTACCAACGAAGCTGCTCAGGTATATTTCTCTTTGTGTGTGAAGGGTACATGAAAATAGTTCATGTTcataataatagaatggtaTAGGGGTACTTTAGTCATTCATCATCTTTCATTGGAAACTTTGAAAGATAATTCATGTGATCATAGTTAGTGTATGAGACTTCTACTTTTGCAGTTGTGCATAGGAAGACAATGGAAGGAGTTCTTGGACTACAAAGATCAAATCGGTTTCATATTCCATGTAAGTCATCTTCCGATATTAGTTTTGCATGTTCTAGTTGGTAGAGCAAGTGATACGATTTTCCCGATGCAGGCTGATGCTAAGAGGCTCGACAGAGGTGCCAAAAATCGATATACGATCTAAGGCATTTGTGAAGGTCAGTCTTCCATCGGATTGACTCTTTGAGTTCATTACTTGGATTTCCTTCTGAACTGCGAGgaataattttaaatcttcTGCACACGATAACACAATAGAAGATAAAAACGAGCCAAAGGTAGATCAATAAGAAAAAGAGTTCTTCAGGTTGGGTTTTGGCATGCAGAGAGAtccatgagatttttttttctcttttgaatGTGAGCCTactaatttatcaattaacTATCCGCGTATTTTCATAATAAGTtcaatattccatttttataaatgtcgCAGTTCATTgttataatttgtttgttattgGCGTCTCATATATATGACGTTGAATTCATtgtataaaattaagtaataaaCAGTCCATCTCCTTAAATCAGATACCAAATTGATAGTCTACTTACTAGCAAAGGCTGTCAACACATGTTTGACTCGTGTATAAAcagaacttttttttttttcaatttaataatacgGCCCACGAGGGCATGGGTCAATCATGGGATAGTCATGACCGGGCCCATCGTGTGTCTTGGCCCGACATCGATAGCtggaatttttatttttagtcattAAGGCAAAAGGTAATTTTTCGTGTAAATGTGTGAATATTTTCGATTGTAAATTAGTAGTGACTCTTTAAAATTTACAACTAGAACTATATCAAATAGTGAAttaatagtactctctccgtccactATTAGAAGTCtcggtcacttttgcgcactcattttataaaatggataataaatagttaaaatggagaaatggtaaagtaaaagggattattatttttgcttttgattTAGAGCTcgattttgaattattatctGACTATAACTCACAACTAAGAGCATTAGCAATGGTGTCCTATCTTCGGAGCTCATCTCATAGCATATCTCCATTTTTTCCTGCCATGTCAGCAGGTCCATCTTAGAGCTTATCTCCCTGCAACGAGAGCTCATCCCAGAACCCATCTCAGGGCCCATCtcatttccacatcatcactattttattcacttttaattGTTGATGTAAATTAAAAGACAATGTAATATACAGCAAaaaacatatttcattttaaaaactaaataaagcaTACATgtctaaataaaattacataataaattcatttttcgaTGTGTTATAAAAGAGGAGATTAAGGTATTTATAGTAGgagaagaaaatcaaaatattaacttaaaaaaaaaaaaaaatttggctCCGCCATCGGCTCGAGTCTTCGCAATAAAGGCCCATCGCAGGGCCGATGCGGAGTCGATAAGGTATTGGCTGAGGCTATTGTTCGGTGCTGGGGTGGAGGCAAATTGGGGTGGAGATGGGCTCCCTCTCCACAATGGGAGCCCATGAAGGTCGATCGGGTAGCCGATCGTTGCTCTAATAGAGTAACACTATACGAGAATGTGCGGTTTGTAAGAttatatctcatgattaaatttatacCGTACCCCCCCTCCCgcccacaaaaaatagagcacattcatttatggaaagttttcaacaaataataaccctacacatcattccactaacactacttctcacttatCTTTTCTCACGATAACttacacgacacgataacaataaacacgaacacgacccgttaagaaaactccaaacacgaacacgaacacgacccgctaccctcagacacgaatACGACACGgacccattaacgacacgagccacttcgggtcaacacgacacgataacaacacatatatgacaCGAGACAATAACGAcactataattaataatattataatatataaatattatttctaatattaaattttaaattttaattttaaattttaaaattttaaaataaataaaataataataatattataatatattaatattatttctaaacGTGTAACACGAACATGACACGAAgttttcgtgtccttatcgtgtcGAACCAATAAGCTTTGACACATACCTATTAATTTCGTGCGGGTTCGTGTCatgtcaaaaattgtcagccctaacACATCATTCcattaacactacttctcacttactctattttttgtggatggagagaatatttaattcatgagattgaatctcataacTTAATGATGGATAGTCATgtaataattagttatagtcaACTCACTCTtactaaataatctcacaaattaatcaaaaattatatattgctactattttatctaaaaaacTGAACACCtgaatatattattagttGATTGTTATAtgttaattcaaatttgagcATAGTATTAGTTATGAACTACTAATACATAACTAATACATAACTAATACTATGCTCAAATTTAATCACGACCCTAGACACTTTAGGTTATAAATTAGTGAAAATAAGAATTGACAATGTACTTACGTTTTACAGTAGTCCATAAATAACAATGAATATATACATTAACAAGAACACAATAATAACAATGAATATGTACGTTTTAGTACCGATATTTAGTTTTCTCGCTGcgaa is drawn from Salvia hispanica cultivar TCC Black 2014 chromosome 6, UniMelb_Shisp_WGS_1.0, whole genome shotgun sequence and contains these coding sequences:
- the LOC125196986 gene encoding eukaryotic translation initiation factor 4E-1-like, whose product is MKKEDESDVKEAEIVDGVVAPPTRHPLENSWTFWFDNPSAKSRQAAWGSSIRPVYTFSSVEDFWRLYNNIHHPSKLAVGADFHCFKEKIEPKWEDPVCANGGKWTVSFSRGKSDTCWLYTLLALIGEQFDNGDEICGAVVNVRARQDKIALWTKNATNEAAQLCIGRQWKEFLDYKDQIGFIFHADAKRLDRGAKNRYTI
- the LOC125193493 gene encoding protein SRG1-like, producing the protein MAVSQQISVQELIKTKIQEIPQKYVIDPEPAIQSEFSVPIIDMKSFSSAAEAKASELEKFHSACKEWGIFQLVNHGLDASLLEKLRREIHEFYAMPLEERLKYKIRAGEFEGYGQNLLQNSGDQKVDWTDRFYMITNPIRRRKPHLFPELPKPLRESLEGFITELQKVAKWILGLIAGALEIDVKEIEEMFEDGMQSVRMNYYPPCPEPDKVIGLMPHSDGSGVTILLQVNGVEGLQIKKDGVWMPVKFLPEALAVNLGDIVEVLSNGLYKSIEHRATVNSEKERISIAMFFNPNFEANVGPSPALLANQKPIFKTLSMEEYVNGFFSRRLQGKFLDSMRI